GGTGGCGCACCTGACGGAGACCCGGGCGGACGCGGTGGACGCGCAGGCGGCGGAGTTGCGGCGGATCGAGCGGGATCTGCACGACGGGGCGCAGGCGCGGCTGGTGACGATCGGATTGACGCTGGGGACGATCGAGCACCTGATGGGGACGGATCGGGAGGCGGCCATGGAGCTGCTGGCGGAGGCGCGGGAGGCGTCGGCGAAGGCCCTGCAGGAGTTGCGTGACCTGGTGCGGGGGATTCATCCGCCGGTGCTGGCGGAGCGCGGGCTGCCGGACGCGGTGCGGGAGCTGGCGTTGACGGCGGTGGTGCCGACGGAGGTGACGGTGAGTCTGCCGGGGCGTCCGGAGGCGGCGTTGGAGACGGCGGTGTACTTCAGCGTGAGCGAGCTGCTGGCGAACGCGGCGAAGCACGCCCGGGCCCGGCACGCCTGGGTGGACGTGCTGTACCGGGCGGGTCGGCTGCGGGTGGTGGTGACGGACGACGGGCACGGGGGTGCGCGGATGGAGGCGGACGGCGGGCTGCGGGGGATCGAGAAGCGATTGGGTACGTTCGACGGAACGATCTCGCTCGACAGTCCGGTGGGCGGGCCGACCACGATCATGATGGAGCTGCCGTGCGCGTTGTCCTCGCCGAGGATCTCTACCTCCTCCGCCAAGGTCTGACACGGCTGTTGGAGATCCATGGGTTCACCATCGCGGCGGCGGTGGAGACCGGGCCGGATCTGCTGGCCGCGCTGCTGTCCGAGCGGCCGGACGTGGCGGTGGTGGACGTCCGGCTGCCGCCGACGCTGACGGATGAGGGGTTGCAGGCGGCGCTGGCGGCGCGGCGGGAGATCCCGGGGCTGCCGGTGCTGGTGCTGTCGCAGCACGTGCAGCAGTTGTACGCGCGGGAGCTGCTGGCGGACGGGACGGGCGGGGTGGGGTACCTGCTCAAGGACCGGGTGTTCAACGCGGACCAGTTCGTGGACGCGGTGCGGCGGGTGGCGGCCGGAGGGACGGCGATGGACCCGGACGTGATCGGCCGGCTGTTGCAGTCCAACGCGGTGTCGGGGCCGTTGCAGCGGCTGTCGCCACGGGAGCGGGAGGTGCTGGGGCTGATGGCGGAGGGCTGTTCGAACTCGGCGATCGCGGCGCGGCTGACGGTCAGTGACGGCGCGGTGGCCAAGCACATCGCCAATATCTTCGGGAAGTTGGAGCTGGCGCCGACGGAGGACGGCAACCGGCGGGTGCTGGCGGTGCTGGCGTACTTGAACGGTTCGGCGGAGCGACTGGTGGACGGCTGAGCGCGGCCGTGGAGAGCCCGGCGCGCGGCTCGCAGGAGCAGGCGCAGAGGGAGAGGAGAGGGGAGGAGACGGGAGGAAGCGGGCGGGCGGGAGCCAGGAGCGGGGGCGGCGGTGGTGCGTGCGGTGGTGTGGACCAGTGGAGGTGCGGTGGTGGTCCGGGCTGGCGACAAGGGGGAACGCCCGTACGAGTAGTATCCGGTGGGCCGAGTCTGTCGACGGCGTACCGGCATCGCGTCCTGACGCGGTGATGATGCGTGCGCCCCGGGGCGGGGACGTGTACTCGGCGGCTACAGGTCGTATACGGCAGCTGCCGAGTCCCAGGGGTTGATCAACGAATGGCACGTCCTTCCCTTACCCGCGCGCACCGGGCACTGCTGGGTGTGGTGGCCATCGGCGCGTGCGTGATCTCGGGCATCGGTTTCGCGGGGTCGTACAACTCGGTGCGGGACCTGGCGATGGAGAAGGGCTTCGGCGCCTTCTCCTACGCCTTCCCGATAGGCGTCGACGCGGGCATCGTGGTGCTGCTCTCGCTGGACCTGGTGCTGACCTGGCTGCGCATCCCGTTCCCGCTGCTGCGGCAGACGGCCTGGCTGCTGACCGCGGCGACGATCGCGTTCAACGCGGCGGCGTCCTGGGGCGACGCGCTGGGCATGGCGATGCACGCGGTGATCCCGGTGCTGTTCGTGGTGGTGGTCGAGGCGTCCCGGCACGCGGTGGGGCGGATCGCGGCGATCACCGCGGACCGGCACATGGAGTCGGTGCGGCTGATGCGCTGGGTGCTGTCGCCGGTGCCGACGTTCCGGTTGTGGCGGCGGATGAAGCTGTGGGAGCTGCGCTCGTACGACGAGACGGTGCGGCTGGAGCAGAACCGGCTGGTGTACCGGGCGCAGCTGCGGTTCCGGTACGGGCGGGGCTGGCGGCGGTCGGCGCCGTTCCAGGCGCTGCTGCCGCTGAAGCTGGCGAAGTACGGCGTCCCGCTGGACCCGACGGTGCTGGACCGGATCGACGGTCCACTGGTGGTGCCGGGCAGCGCGGCGGCGGTCGAGCAGCCGGCCCAGGCCGTTCCGGCCGTTCAGGCGGGGCTGTCGGCGCAGGCGGTGGCGGCGGGTCAGACCGTCCAGGCGGTGCGGGGCGGCGGGGTGACGCAGGCTCAGCAGCCGATCCAGGCCCAGGCCCAGCAGCCGATTCAGGCGCAGGCCGCGGCGTCGGGTGTGCCGGAATCCCAGCCGCAGCCCCAGCCCCAGCCGGTGCCGCCGGTGTCGGCGGCGGTGGCGGTGCCGACGTTGGCGAAGCTGGCCGCGGTACGGCTGCGCGACCAGCAGGACCCGGAGGCGGCGCAGGCCGCGCCGGTGATCGACTCGTCCGCGGAGCTGAACGTGTGGACGGCCCGCCCGGTGCGCTCGCACGTGGCGGAGCCCGACCAGGTGCACACGGCGCGGGTGCCGGGGCAGGCGTCGCCGTGGTTCAAGGCGCCGCGGCCGAGCGGTCCGGAGGAGGCGGTGGCGGTTCGGCCGCAGCCGGGCTACCAGGCGTCGCGGGCCGAGGCGTACCCGGAGCAGGGCCTTGGCCCGGAGGAGTACCGCCCGGAGGAGTACCGCCCGGAGGAGTACCGCCCGGCGGCGAACGGGCACGGTCCGGCGACGCGTCCGCAGGCGGTCCGGCAGCAGGTACCGGCGCCGGTGACGGAGGGCGCGGAGCCGATCCTGGTACCCGGTCGGCCGATGCGGCTGGAGTCGATGATGGCGTCCGAGTCGGAGCCGCTGCCGTTCGACGAGGGGGACGCCCCGGCGCGCCGTCCGATCGCGGGCGCGGGTCAGGTGCTGGACGCCAATGAGTGCTTCGACGCGCTGGTCAGCTACATGGAGGAGAACCAGCGGCACCCCGACGAGCGCCGCTTCGCGGAGTACCTGAGCCAGCGCGGCGTCCCGGGTTCGCGGCCGGACGGCGGCGTCACGGTGAAGGACGTCGAGAAGGTCTGGCAGGACCTCCAGGAGCGGTACATGGAGTCCGGTCGGGGCGAGTGACCCGGCGGCCCCCCGCGGGGCCCGTTCGGAGAGACGTCCAGCAGGTGCGATGGCCGTCCGCCGGTTCTTCCGGTCGGGCGGCCATTGACGGTTCCGCGGACCCGCCGTTACCTTCGCCTCAACAAATTGTTGAAGTCGCGCGGTGAGTGGAGGAGCCCCGGATGTCGCAGCCCGCCCAGGTCGATGCCGTCCAGCCCGTCTCGTTCTCGGACGCCGCCCTGGCGGCCGTCGAGGCGCTGCTCGCGCCGGTGGACGCCGAGTTGACGCGGCGTTACCCGGGCGAGAGCGGTTCCCGGCAGCCGGTGCACACCGTGTACGTGCCGGCCGACGCGTTCGGGGCGCACACCGTCCGGGAGTGGGGCGCCCAGGCACTCGCCGCGTTCGACGAGCACGCCGGTACGCCCGGGCGGCTCGCCGCGGCGCTCGGGGTCGCGGACGACGCGCTGCTGGCCGACGTGCACGCCCGGGTGCGGGCCAAGCTGGAGCGCGAGCCGGTCGAGGACCTGCGGATCGACTTCGAGGACGGCTACGGTCCGCGCCCCGACGCCGAGGAGGACGCGGCGGCCGTCCGGGCCGCCCGCCTGGTGGCCGCGGCGGTCGCCGACGGCAGCGCCCCGCCGTACGTCGGCATCCGGATCAAGTGCCTGGAGGCCCCCGTCCGGGCCCGCGGCATCCGCACCCTGGAACTGTTCCTGGCCACCCTGGTGGCCGCGGGCGGGCTGCCGGACGGGCTGGTGCTGACCCTGCCGAAGGTCACCCACGCCGCCCAGGTCACCGCGCTGGTGCGGCTGCTGGAGGACTTCGAGCGGCGGGCCGGACTGCCCGCCGGACGGATCGGGTTCGAGATCCAGATCGAGACCACCCAGGCGATCCTCGGCCCGGACGGCCGGGCCACCGTCGCGCTGCTGATCGGGGCCGCCGAGGGCCGGGCCACCGCGCTGCACTACGGCACCTTCGACTACAGCGCCGCCTGCGGGGTCAGCGCCGCCCACCAGAGCATGGACCACCCGGCCGCCGACCACGCCAAGGCCGTCATGCAGGCCGCTGCG
This is a stretch of genomic DNA from Kitasatospora fiedleri. It encodes these proteins:
- a CDS encoding DUF2637 domain-containing protein; translation: MARPSLTRAHRALLGVVAIGACVISGIGFAGSYNSVRDLAMEKGFGAFSYAFPIGVDAGIVVLLSLDLVLTWLRIPFPLLRQTAWLLTAATIAFNAAASWGDALGMAMHAVIPVLFVVVVEASRHAVGRIAAITADRHMESVRLMRWVLSPVPTFRLWRRMKLWELRSYDETVRLEQNRLVYRAQLRFRYGRGWRRSAPFQALLPLKLAKYGVPLDPTVLDRIDGPLVVPGSAAAVEQPAQAVPAVQAGLSAQAVAAGQTVQAVRGGGVTQAQQPIQAQAQQPIQAQAAASGVPESQPQPQPQPVPPVSAAVAVPTLAKLAAVRLRDQQDPEAAQAAPVIDSSAELNVWTARPVRSHVAEPDQVHTARVPGQASPWFKAPRPSGPEEAVAVRPQPGYQASRAEAYPEQGLGPEEYRPEEYRPEEYRPAANGHGPATRPQAVRQQVPAPVTEGAEPILVPGRPMRLESMMASESEPLPFDEGDAPARRPIAGAGQVLDANECFDALVSYMEENQRHPDERRFAEYLSQRGVPGSRPDGGVTVKDVEKVWQDLQERYMESGRGE
- a CDS encoding DUF6986 family protein codes for the protein MSQPAQVDAVQPVSFSDAALAAVEALLAPVDAELTRRYPGESGSRQPVHTVYVPADAFGAHTVREWGAQALAAFDEHAGTPGRLAAALGVADDALLADVHARVRAKLEREPVEDLRIDFEDGYGPRPDAEEDAAAVRAARLVAAAVADGSAPPYVGIRIKCLEAPVRARGIRTLELFLATLVAAGGLPDGLVLTLPKVTHAAQVTALVRLLEDFERRAGLPAGRIGFEIQIETTQAILGPDGRATVALLIGAAEGRATALHYGTFDYSAACGVSAAHQSMDHPAADHAKAVMQAAAAGTGVRLSDGSTNVVPAGTAEQVHAAWRLHHGLVRRSLARAYYQGWDMHPAHLPTRYAAVYAFYREGLTAACARLATYVAKSGGDVLDEPATARALSGYVLRGLDCGAVDLAEVTERTGLDRARLDALAGR
- a CDS encoding response regulator transcription factor, which codes for MRVVLAEDLYLLRQGLTRLLEIHGFTIAAAVETGPDLLAALLSERPDVAVVDVRLPPTLTDEGLQAALAARREIPGLPVLVLSQHVQQLYARELLADGTGGVGYLLKDRVFNADQFVDAVRRVAAGGTAMDPDVIGRLLQSNAVSGPLQRLSPREREVLGLMAEGCSNSAIAARLTVSDGAVAKHIANIFGKLELAPTEDGNRRVLAVLAYLNGSAERLVDG